In Ahaetulla prasina isolate Xishuangbanna chromosome 5, ASM2864084v1, whole genome shotgun sequence, the following are encoded in one genomic region:
- the LOC131199920 gene encoding uncharacterized protein LOC131199920 translates to MAAVPPVRPSKRKQHQTSPSPGPSASSSHAPTRSETLQSSISKPQKAISKTSEKKALQRQKAMDRAIARAVRESADTIQEQQSTSLPVQPPVQSPGAPLTLSPDISVDSSQPLPNSDLFCPISVSEMEVLPAAPPVLESAEVPSSATIPMGPVSHQAVAPVANDPAVMAEMIAAAVQRGITASRQTRTHSWVSEYVASQTSHDLVQDYSTPQAEDFQAHSPSRASLGDEGDLRDENLSEDEDLVPDQPSFVGLFNPQLFRSLLHKAKVTTRLGVARPAQFPPQRPLIHPWTCFQFRGRDRRGACPQALCGSSR, encoded by the coding sequence atggccgccgttcctccagtccggcctagtaaaaggaagcaacatcagaccagtccaagcccagggcctagtgcttcgagctctcatgcacccacaaggtcagagacacttcaatcctccatttctaagccccaaaaggctatttctaagacttctgaaaagaaggccctacaacgccagaaggctatggatagggccattgctagggcagtgagggaatctgctgatactatacaggaacagcaatccacctccttaccagttcagcctcctgtgcagtctcctggggctccattaactttatctcctgatatatctgtagactcatcccaacctctgcccaattctgatttattctgtcctatttctgtatctgaaatggaggttttacctgcagccccgccagtacttgagtcagcagaggttccttctagtgccactattccaatggggcctgtgagtcaccaggcagttgccccagtggctaatgaccctgcagttatggcagaaatgattgcagctgctgttcagaggggtattactgcttccaggcagacaagaacccattcatgggtttcagaatatgtagcatcccaaactagtcacgatttggtgcaggactactccacacctcaagctgaagatttccaggctcattctccatctcgggcctcactgggggatgaaggggaccttagggatgagaacctctctgaggatgaggatttggttccagaccaaccctcctttgtgggtctcttcaaCCCACAATTATTTCGGTCTTTGCTACACAAGGCCAAGGTCACTACCCGGCTGGGAGTGGCCCGTCCGGCCCAATTCCCACCTCAGAGACCACTGATCCACCcatggacttgttttcagttccgTGGTCGAGACAGAAGAGGTGCCTGCCCCCAAGCTCTTTGTGGAAGTAGTCGATAG
- the MRAP gene encoding melanocortin-2 receptor accessory protein isoform X2: MTNSTNYIERYEYYFDYLDLSPVDASKLKANRYSIVIGFWIGLVSFVALLFFILFYISRSGTTSMKLLCDELVTKILFLKRTPH, from the exons ATGACCAATTCAACAAATTATATTGAGCGCTATGAATATTACTTTGATTACCTTGATCTATCTCCAGTTGATGCAAGTAAGCTGAAAGCCAACAGAT ATTCAATTGTCATAGGCTTTTGGATTGGACTTGTTTCTTTCGTGGCATTACTCTTCTTTATTTTGTTCTACATTTCTCGATCTGGTACAACATCCATGAA gcttCTATGTGATGAACTTGTTACAAAGATACTGTTTTTGAAAAGAACACCCCATTGA
- the MRAP gene encoding melanocortin-2 receptor accessory protein isoform X1 has protein sequence MTNSTNYIERYEYYFDYLDLSPVDASKLKANRYSIVIGFWIGLVSFVALLFFILFYISRSGTTSMKTGDSKKFPWNYSETIHQNLVNNDTV, from the exons ATGACCAATTCAACAAATTATATTGAGCGCTATGAATATTACTTTGATTACCTTGATCTATCTCCAGTTGATGCAAGTAAGCTGAAAGCCAACAGAT ATTCAATTGTCATAGGCTTTTGGATTGGACTTGTTTCTTTCGTGGCATTACTCTTCTTTATTTTGTTCTACATTTCTCGATCTGGTACAACATCCATGAA GACTGGAGATTCAAAGAAGTTTCCATGGAATTATTCAGAAACTATTCATCAAAATCTTGTTAACAATGACACTGTATGA
- the MIS18A gene encoding protein Mis18-alpha: MAAFQFEEASQSVVTFSDNLESGNEEGPNAEDLPMVFLCAGCKRPVGDTLNWETNDEETNCILLKSVTLNVSIDKEQKLSSQAGETGCILETLICSGCNMKLGNIYRCTPKHLDYKRDLFCLNIDSLESYTLGSSEQKANIDEEPLTLESRASLEESLGRAETILKALEQRLSAVESSFAILHNIG, from the exons atggcgGCATTCCAGTTTGAAGAAGCCTCTCAGTCGGTGGTAACATTCTCTGACAATCTAGAGTCCGGTAACGAGGAAGGGCCGAATGCAGAGGACCTGCCTATGGTGTTCCTGTGCGCCGGATGTAAACGGCCTGTAGGAGACACGCTCAACTGGGAGACTAACGACGAAGAGACCAATTGCATCCTGCTCAAGA gtGTTACACTCAATGTCTCAATAGACAAAGAGCAAAAACTTTCAAGCCAGGCAGGTGAAACTGGCTG cattcttgaAACCTTAATTTGCTCTGGCTGTAACATGAAACTTGGAAATATTTATAGGTGTACCCCAAAACATCTTGACTATAAACGAGATTTATTTTGCTTAAACATAGACTCCCTAGAAAG TTATACCCTAGGGTCATCAGAACAAAAAGCTAACATTGATGAGGAACCTCTCACACTTGAAAGTCGAGCTAGTTTAGAAGAATCATTAGGAAGG GCAGAAACAATACTGAAAGCATTAGAACAACGATTATCTGCAGTGGAATCAAGTTTTGCAATTCTTCACAATATTGGCTGA